The following are encoded in a window of Syngnathus scovelli strain Florida chromosome 4, RoL_Ssco_1.2, whole genome shotgun sequence genomic DNA:
- the psmc3 gene encoding 26S proteasome regulatory subunit 6A, giving the protein MASLSDKSVWDEVEDGIGEEVLKMSTEEIVQRTRLLDSEIKIMKSEVLRVTHELQAMKDKIKENTEKIKVNKTLPYLVSNVIELLDVDPNDQEEDGANVDLDSQRKGKCAVIKTSTRQTYFLPVIGLVDAEKLKPGDLVGVNKDSYLILETLPTEYDSRVKAMEVDERPTEQYSDIGGLDKQIQELVEAIVLPMNHKEKFENLGIQPPKGVLMYGPPGTGKTLLARACAAQTKATFLKLAGPQLVQMFIGDGAKLVRDAFALAKEKAPSIIFIDELDAIGTKRFDSEKAGDREVQRTMLELLNQLDGFQPNMQVKVIAATNRVDILDPALLRSGRLDRKIEFPMPNEEARARIMQIHSRKMNVSPDVNYEELARCTDDFNGAQCKAVCVEAGMIALRRGATELNHEDYMEGILEVQAKKKANLQYYA; this is encoded by the exons ATGGCGTCGCTGAGTGACAAATCAGTTTGGGACGAAGTGGAAGATGGAATCGGCGAAGAGGTATTAAAAATGTCTACGGAGGAGATAGTTCAGCGAACTCGACTCCTCGACAGCGAGATCAAAATAATGAAGAGTGAAGTTCTGAGGGTGACCCACGAACTGCAAGCTATGAAAGATAAAATTAAGGAAAACACGGAGAAGATAAAGGTGAACAAAACCCTGCCGTATCTCGTGTCGAACGTGATCGAGTTACTAGATGTGGACCCCAACGACCAAGAGGAAGACGGGGCAAATGTGGACCTGGACTCCCAGAGGAAAGGAAAATGCGCCGTCATCAAGACGTCCACCCGGCAGACTTACTTCCTGCCGGTGATCGGGCTAGTGGACGCCGAGAAGCTGAAGCCCGGAGATCTGGTGGGTGTCAACAAAGACTCCTACTTGATCCTGGAAACCTTACCCACCGAGTATGACTCCCGAGTCAAGGCTATGGAGGTTGACGAGCGCCCCACGGAGCAGTACAGCGATATCGGAGGGCTGGACAAGCAGATCCAGGAGCTGGTGGAGGCAATCGTCCTGCCCATGAACCACAAGGAAAAATTTGAAAACCTGGGCATCCAGCCACCTAAAGGAGTCTTGATGTATGGACCACCAGGAACAGGGAAGACCCTCCTAGCCAGGGCATGTGCAGCTCAGACAAAAGCAACCTTCCTGAAGTTGGCTGGCCCACAACTGGTGCAGATGTTCATCGGAGATGGAGCCAAGTTGGTGAGAGATGCCTTCGCcctggccaaagagaaggccccGTCCATCATCTTCATCGATGAGCTGGATGCCATTGGTACGAAGAGATTTGACAGCGAGAAGGCGGGAGAcagggaggtgcagaggaccatGCTGGAGCTTCTCAACCAGCTGGATGGATTTCAACCCAACATGCAAGTCAAG GTGATTGCCGCCACCAACAGAGTGGACATCTTGGACCCGGCGCTGCTGCGTTCAGGCCGTCTGGACAGGAAGATCGAATTCCCCATGCCGAACGAGGAGGCCAGAGCCCGAATCATGCAGATTCACTCCCGCAAGATGAACGTCAGTCCTGACGTCAACTACGAAGAGCTTGCGCGCTGCACCGACGACTTCAACGGCGCCCAGTGCAAAGCCGTGTGCGTGGAGGCTGGTATGATTGCTTTGCGGCGTGGAGCCACAGAGCTTAACCACGAGGATTACATGGAGGGAATCCTGGAGGTGCAAGCCAAAAAGAAGGCTAACTTGCAGTACTACGCTTAA
- the rhoua gene encoding ras homolog family member Ua: protein MSPSSPCQMPPKTAPVSPAPPVPPRRLRGRDGGSGRTRRAGGAERRVKCVLVGDGAVGKTSLVVSYTTNGYPTEYVPTAFDNFSAVVSVDGQPVKLQLCDTAGQDEFDRLRPLCYTSADVFLLCFSVVSPVSFQNVPEKWIAEIRRHAPFAPLVLVGTQCDLREDVKILIDLAKYRERPVDPADARECAAEIGAVAYVECSSLTQKNLKEVFDTAILASLQNQSSQKHSRGKQKRRTKQMQTPDKMKSLSKSWWKRYCCVA, encoded by the exons ATGTCCCCCTCCTCGCCGTGCCAGATGCCTCCGAAGACAGCGCCCGTGTCTCCTGCTCCCCCCGTCCCCCCGAGGAGGCTCCGGGGTCGGGACGGTGGCTCGGGTAGGACGCGGCGAGCCGGAGGAGCGGAGAGGAGGGTGAAGTGCGTTCTGGTGGGGGACGGAGCTGTAGGTAAAACCAGCCTGGTGGTCAGCTACACCACCAACGGGTACCCCACCGAGTATGTCCCCACTGCCTTTGACAACTTCTCGG CGGTGGTCTCAGTGGATGGGCAGCCAGTCAAACTCCAACTCTGTGACACAGCTGGGCAG GATGAGTTTGACAGGCTACGCCCACTCTGTTACACCAGTGCTGACGTCTTCCTGCTGTGCTTCAGCGTGGTCAGCCCTGTCTCCTTCCAGAATGTCCCAGAGAAGTGGATCGCCGAGATAAGGAGGCACGCCCCCTTCGCACCGCTCGTTCTCGTGGGGACTCAGTGTGACCTCCGAGAAGATGTCAAG ATTTTGATAGACCTGGCCAAGTACCGAGAGAGGCCAGTGGATCCAGCGGACGCTCGGGAATGTGCGGCTGAGATCGGTGCCGTAGCCTACGTGGAGTGTTCGTCACTGACCCAGAAGAACTTGAAAGAAGTGTTTGATACGGCTATTCTGGCCAGCCTGCAGAACCAAAGCTCCCAGAAGCACTCCAGAGGAAAACAAAAACGGCGAACAAAGCAAATGCAGACGCCTGACAAGATGAAAAGTTTGTCCAAGTCGTGGTGGAAAAGGTACTGCTGTGTGGCGTGA
- the pdcd2 gene encoding programmed cell death protein 2, which yields MSSSDVVLGFLDDAEPWRLRSPQFPSKVGGKPAWLCQRGPPALARLECETCSLPMAFLVQVYAPITGQDRSFHRTLFVFCCKTPECYTQNDSRCVKVFRSQLPRRNEFYSYDPPPEDEPSSDFDPDQSVLPASGVKLCWVCGCPGNKACSRCHAITYCGKHHQTLHWKHTHKKECGSSKEPTASPFLFPEFELLTEPEEEEDNDKRAEGDDEMGVTQTSADCSSLTEMLAETDLEDMAMHETEDNKVFQRFKTKIAPEPQQVLRYSRGGSPLWVTSQHIPSDTDIPACTCGAKRTFEFQVMPQLLNSLRVDSTGASIDWGTLAIYTCSASCNQGDQYCLEFIWKQDFSTDQQNQIKQS from the exons ATGTCTTCCTCAGACGTCGTTTTGGGTTTCCTGGACGACGCGGAGCCTTGGAGGCTTCGCTCCCCGCAGTTTCCCAGCAAAGTCGGCGGCAAGCCGGCGTGGCTTTGCCAGCGAGGCCCGCCGGCGCTGGCCCGACTAGAGTGCGAGACATGCAGCCTGCCGATGGCCTTTCTGGTGCAG GTGTACGCTCCAATCACCGGTCAGGACAGAAGTTTTCACAGAACCCtctttgtattctgttgtaaaaCTCCAGAGTGCTACACTCAGAATGACAGCCGTTGTGTGAAAG TTTTCAGAAGTCAGCTGCCTCGGAGGAATGAATTCTATTCCTACGACCCACCACCAG AGGATGAACCCTCCAGTGATTTTGACCCAGACCAAAGCGTGCTGCCCGCATCTGGAGTGAAATTGTGTTGGGTGTGCGGTTGCCCCGGCAACAAAGCCTGCTCTCGCTGCCACGCCATCACATACTGTGGGAAGCATCACCAGACGCTTCACTGGAAGCACACGCACAAGAAGGAGTGCGGCAGCTCGAAAGAACCGACAGCCTCCCCGTTTCTCTTCCCGGAGTTTGAACTTTTAACCGAaccagaagaggaagaggataaTGACAAGCGTGCCGAAGGAGATGACGAGATGGGAGTAACTCAGACCAGTGCAGACTGTTCCTCCTTGACAGAAA TGCTAGCAGAGACTGACCTGGAGGACATGGCAATGCATGAGACTGAGGACAACAAAGTATTCCAGCGCTTTAAAACTAAGATTGCACCTGAGCCGCAGCAG GTGTTGCGTTACAGCCGGGGTGGCTCTCCTTTGTGGGTTACTTCACAGCATATTCCTTCAGATACAGATATCCCAGCATGCACCTGTggcgccaagaggacttttgaaTTTCAG GTGATGCCCCAGCTTCTGAACAGTCTGCGTGTGGACTCCACAGGTGCCAGTATTGACTGGGGGACTCTGGCTATATACACCTGCTCTGCCAGCTGTAACCAAGGTGACCAATACTGCCTTGAGTTCATTTGGAAGCAGGACTTTAGCACAGATCAGCAAAATCAAATTAAACAATCATAA
- the tbp gene encoding TATA-box-binding protein has translation MDQNNSIPAFQGLASPQGAMTPGMPIFSPMMPYGSGLTPQPVQNTNSLSILEEQQRQQQAQQAQQANAGLPGTSGQAPQLFHSQAVTGSTTTALPGNTPLYNNTPLTPMTPITPATPASESSGIVPQLQNIVSTVNLGCKLDLKTIALRARNAEYNPKRFAAVIMRIREPRTTALIFSSGKMVCTGAKSEEQSRLAARKYARVVQKLGFPAKFLDFKIQNMVGSCDVKFPIRLEGLVLTHQQFSSYEPELFPGLIYRMIKPRIVLLIFVSGKVVLTGAKVRGEIYEAFENIYPILKGFRKTT, from the exons ATGGATCAGAACAACAGCATACCAGCCTTTCAGGGACTGGCCTCCCCTCAG GGCGCCATGACACCAGGAATGCCCATCTTCAGTCCCATGATGCCATATGGTTCGGGCCTGACACCTCAACCTGTTCAGAACACAAACAGTTTGTCGATACTGGAGGAACAGCAGCGGCAGCAACAGGCGCAGCAAGCACAGCAGGCCAATGCAG GCCTTCCAGGAACGTCGGGGCAGGCTCCTCAGCTCTTCCATTCCCAGGCAGTCACAGGCTCAACTACCACCGCGCTTCCGGGGAACACCCCGCTGTACAACAACACCCCACTGACCCCCATGACTCCCATCACACCAGCCACACCAGCCTCAGAGAGCTCTGGAATTGTGCCACAGCTACA GAACATTGTGTCGACAGTCAATCTAGGTTGTAAACTGGACTTGAAGACCATCGCGCTGAGAGCCAGGAATGCAGAGTACAACCCCAAG CGTTTTGCTGCAGTCATCATGAGAATACGAGAGCCTCGCACCACAGCTCTTATTTTTAGCTCCGGGAAGATGGTCTGCACAGGAGCAAAGAG TGAGGAGCAGTCGCGATTAGCGGCCAGAAAGTACGCTCGTGTGGTGCAAAAGCTTGGCTTTCCTGCCAAGTTTTTGGACTTCAAGATTCAGAATATGGTGGGCAGCTGTGATGTGAAGTTCCCTATTCGTCTGGAAGGCTTGGTACTCACGCATCAACAGTTCAGCAG CTACGAACCTGAACTGTTTCCAGGCTTGATTTATAGAATGATCAAGCCCAGAATTGTCTTGCTCATCTTTGTTTCTGGGAAGGTTGTATTAACAG GTGCAAAGGTGAGAGGTGAAATCTATGAAGCGTTTGAGAACATCTACCCTATCTTGAAAGGTTTCCGCAAGACAACGTAG